In Deinococcus psychrotolerans, a genomic segment contains:
- the hemL gene encoding glutamate-1-semialdehyde 2,1-aminomutase, with protein MTAAPTLPSVPVSEALFERAQKVIPGGVNSPVRAFKSVGGTPRFIARADGPRLTDADGKQYLDYIGSWGPMILGHNHPAVREAVAAALQDGTSFGAPNEREVLLAELVTRITGVDKVRFVSSGTEATMSALRLARGFTGRSDAARKYTLKFRGNYHGHADALLVEAGSGLMTNADQLGQAAPSSAGVPPEYASLTLVADYNDPAGLDTIMRERGHEIAAVIFEPVVGNAGVLIPSADFVAALNRVRESGALLVADEVMTGFRLSLRGASGLLGLKPDLYCWGKIIGGGLPVGAYGGRTEIMDFVSPVGPVYQAGTLSGNPLAMAAGLATLGELERDPEIYQRLERYTAALGSGLRDLAGQAGLPLTVNQIGSMLTAFFLEGEVRDYGQAARADTAAFGKWFQALLSGGVYWAPSQFESIFVSAAHTPTDLDFTLSAAQHAFAQL; from the coding sequence TTGACCGCCGCGCCCACTCTGCCCAGCGTTCCCGTCTCTGAAGCTCTCTTTGAGCGTGCCCAAAAAGTCATTCCCGGCGGCGTCAATTCGCCGGTGCGGGCCTTCAAATCGGTGGGCGGAACCCCACGCTTTATTGCCCGCGCCGATGGCCCCCGCCTGACCGACGCCGACGGAAAGCAGTATTTGGATTACATCGGCTCGTGGGGGCCGATGATTTTGGGCCACAACCATCCTGCCGTGCGGGAAGCGGTGGCCGCAGCGCTCCAAGACGGCACCAGTTTCGGTGCGCCCAACGAGCGCGAGGTGCTCCTGGCCGAACTCGTCACCCGCATCACCGGAGTGGACAAGGTGAGATTCGTCAGCAGCGGCACCGAGGCGACCATGAGCGCCCTGCGGCTGGCACGCGGTTTTACCGGCAGGAGTGACGCCGCCAGGAAGTACACCCTCAAATTCAGGGGAAATTATCACGGCCACGCCGACGCCCTCCTCGTGGAAGCAGGCAGTGGGCTGATGACCAACGCCGATCAGCTCGGTCAGGCCGCGCCCAGCAGCGCCGGAGTGCCGCCGGAATACGCCTCGCTGACCTTGGTGGCCGATTACAACGACCCAGCAGGCTTGGACACCATCATGCGTGAGCGCGGTCATGAAATCGCCGCCGTCATCTTTGAGCCGGTGGTGGGTAACGCGGGCGTGCTGATTCCCAGCGCCGACTTTGTGGCCGCGCTCAACCGCGTCCGCGAATCTGGGGCGCTGCTGGTGGCCGACGAAGTGATGACCGGCTTTCGGCTCTCGCTCAGGGGCGCGTCGGGGCTATTGGGCCTGAAACCCGATTTGTACTGCTGGGGAAAAATCATCGGCGGCGGCTTACCGGTAGGCGCTTACGGCGGACGCACCGAGATCATGGATTTCGTGTCTCCGGTGGGGCCGGTTTACCAAGCCGGAACCCTTAGCGGCAACCCGCTGGCCATGGCGGCGGGGCTGGCGACGCTCGGCGAACTTGAGCGCGACCCCGAAATCTATCAGCGGCTTGAGCGCTACACCGCCGCGCTGGGCTCAGGGCTGCGCGACCTCGCCGGGCAGGCGGGCCTGCCGCTGACGGTCAATCAAATCGGGAGCATGCTCACGGCTTTCTTTTTGGAAGGCGAAGTGCGAGATTACGGCCAAGCGGCGCGGGCCGACACCGCCGCCTTCGGCAAATGGTTTCAGGCGCTGCTCTCAGGCGGCGTCTACTGGGCACCCTCACAGTTTGAAAGCATCTTCGTTTCGGCGGCCCACACCCCTACCGATTTAGACTTCACGCTCAGCGCCGCGCAGCACGCCTTTGCACAGCTCTAA
- the dnaX gene encoding DNA polymerase III subunit gamma/tau, giving the protein MSAIYQRARPINWEQVVGQEHVKDVLRSALEAGRVGHAYLFSGPRGVGKTTTARLIAMTANCQAPGKKPCGECESCLSVRAGSHPDVLEIDAASNNSVDDVRDLREKVGLSAMRGGKKIYILDEAHMMSRAAFNALLKTLEEPPEHVIFILATTEPEKIIPTILSRCQHYRFRRLTAAEIAGKLAGLVTEEGAQAEPEALNLMGRLADGAMRDGESLLERMLAAGQMITRSGVEAALGLPPSERVRQMAAALVNLDAGTLLEGAAQLYRDGYAARTVVEGLVSALSEALHAELGLEGEKLEGAEVPRLLRLQAALDAQEARFSRGADQLSLELALTHALIAGEGSGSNSPAPRQTQNGVASSAAGLSAADAARLSKLEQEVRALKAQKIDSSIRETIPPPTNNEIIHDKERKSTNLQETPARNVSKSRPTWAEILEVIVKKGGQQYRAFLREGRFEDQGNKILLIFDRADAKGKPLNKFHGDGVIRNFDEISKIIQEMMGGVSVEVVSFGERKVKFLTNNLASPPTVDKVVTEEKFANIVNNLSVDDIPDFAPTGRRNAPASARSATATLPPPEQAVEQPAVEQAAPDGMDLPDFEPSARPPRPTPARPDPVRPAPLPITPLPASPDDAAPAPLPERRPQAQRHAADPVAAPGQRPIPPPTNHERELYIPLEVSQEPDWDDLGGPVELSATPPGTPQQRATPPPAAQTPAVQAPAPPNRAAPAKAANGPAGDVRAHPNYLEVTRLFSGRVKEIGKVKKRAVAEAEDGAPEEEVADDVDGAAQA; this is encoded by the coding sequence GTGAGCGCCATTTATCAGCGGGCAAGGCCCATCAACTGGGAACAGGTGGTAGGCCAAGAACATGTCAAAGATGTGCTGCGCTCGGCGCTGGAAGCGGGCCGGGTCGGTCACGCCTACCTATTCTCGGGGCCGCGCGGCGTGGGCAAAACCACCACCGCCCGCTTGATTGCCATGACCGCCAATTGCCAGGCCCCCGGCAAAAAGCCCTGCGGCGAGTGCGAAAGCTGCCTGAGCGTGCGGGCGGGCAGCCATCCGGACGTGCTGGAAATTGACGCCGCCAGCAACAATAGCGTGGACGACGTGCGCGACCTGCGCGAGAAAGTGGGACTGTCGGCCATGCGCGGCGGCAAAAAAATCTACATCCTCGACGAAGCGCACATGATGTCGCGGGCCGCCTTCAATGCGCTGCTTAAAACGTTGGAGGAGCCGCCCGAGCACGTCATTTTCATTCTGGCGACCACCGAGCCGGAAAAGATCATCCCCACCATCTTGTCGCGCTGCCAGCATTACCGTTTTCGGCGGCTGACGGCGGCTGAGATCGCTGGAAAGCTGGCCGGACTCGTCACCGAGGAAGGAGCGCAGGCCGAACCGGAAGCGCTCAACCTGATGGGCCGCCTCGCCGACGGAGCCATGCGCGACGGCGAGAGCCTGCTGGAGCGGATGCTGGCGGCCGGTCAGATGATCACCCGCAGCGGCGTGGAAGCCGCGCTGGGTTTGCCACCGTCCGAACGGGTACGCCAAATGGCCGCCGCGCTGGTCAACTTGGACGCTGGGACGCTGCTGGAGGGCGCGGCACAGCTCTACCGCGACGGCTACGCTGCCCGCACGGTGGTGGAAGGCCTGGTGTCGGCGCTGAGCGAAGCGCTTCACGCCGAGCTGGGCCTGGAGGGCGAGAAGCTAGAGGGGGCCGAGGTGCCACGCCTACTGAGGCTGCAAGCCGCGCTGGACGCCCAGGAAGCCCGTTTCAGTCGCGGAGCCGATCAGCTCAGCTTAGAGTTGGCGCTGACCCACGCGCTGATCGCTGGAGAGGGGAGCGGCAGTAACAGTCCAGCGCCTCGGCAAACCCAAAACGGAGTGGCAAGTTCTGCGGCTGGCCTGAGTGCCGCCGACGCCGCCCGCCTGTCCAAGCTGGAGCAGGAAGTCAGGGCGCTCAAAGCGCAGAAGATAGATAGCTCTATTAGAGAAACAATCCCACCTCCGACGAACAATGAAATCATCCATGATAAAGAGCGGAAGAGTACTAACCTTCAAGAAACTCCAGCGAGAAATGTCTCAAAGAGTCGCCCAACTTGGGCTGAAATTTTAGAAGTTATTGTCAAGAAGGGGGGCCAGCAGTACAGAGCTTTTCTACGCGAGGGCCGTTTCGAGGATCAAGGAAATAAAATCCTCCTGATATTTGATAGAGCAGACGCAAAAGGCAAACCTCTAAACAAATTTCACGGAGACGGTGTAATTAGAAATTTTGATGAAATATCAAAAATCATTCAGGAAATGATGGGCGGAGTAAGTGTCGAAGTAGTGTCATTTGGCGAAAGGAAAGTCAAATTCCTGACCAATAATCTCGCCTCACCTCCTACCGTGGACAAAGTAGTCACTGAAGAGAAATTCGCAAATATAGTAAACAACCTTTCGGTAGACGACATCCCCGACTTCGCGCCGACTGGACGCCGCAACGCTCCGGCCAGCGCCCGCAGCGCCACCGCCACGCTGCCGCCGCCTGAGCAGGCCGTTGAACAGCCAGCCGTGGAACAGGCCGCTCCCGATGGAATGGATCTGCCTGACTTCGAACCGAGCGCCCGCCCGCCTCGCCCGACACCTGCGAGGCCCGACCCGGTTCGGCCTGCTCCTTTACCAATCACACCCCTGCCTGCCTCGCCCGACGACGCCGCGCCCGCCCCGCTGCCGGAGCGCCGCCCACAGGCCCAGCGCCACGCCGCCGACCCGGTGGCCGCTCCTGGTCAGCGCCCAATACCGCCGCCAACCAATCATGAGCGCGAGCTGTATATTCCACTTGAGGTGAGTCAAGAACCCGACTGGGACGACCTCGGCGGGCCGGTGGAACTGAGCGCCACGCCGCCGGGAACACCTCAGCAAAGGGCCACGCCCCCGCCCGCCGCCCAAACGCCAGCCGTTCAAGCGCCGGCTCCCCCGAACCGTGCCGCGCCTGCCAAAGCCGCCAATGGCCCCGCCGGAGACGTGCGGGCACATCCCAATTATCTAGAAGTCACGCGCCTGTTTTCGGGACGGGTCAAGGAGATCGGCAAAGTCAAAAAGCGGGCGGTGGCCGAAGCGGAAGACGGTGCGCCCGAAGAAGAAGTGGCAGACGATGTGGACGGCGCGGCGCAGGCCTAA
- a CDS encoding NUDIX hydrolase → MTLSLPPQATQVGLAVDVAAFAIHEGKLHALLIERATLPHLQTWALPGGFVHVGEELHEAALRELRDETSIELEPRHLEQFYTFGAIGRDPRGRIVSVAHLAVLPYGTVHVMGGATTLHADWFPAHAPPPLAFDHAVILGRAIKRLQLRLEYANLALEFLAETFTLPELQGVYEAILDRALDKRNFRKRLLAQGILTPSGERRSGVGRPAQLYKRAKGTRTGLL, encoded by the coding sequence ATGACGCTGAGTTTGCCGCCGCAGGCCACCCAAGTGGGCTTAGCGGTGGACGTCGCTGCGTTCGCTATTCACGAGGGCAAGCTTCACGCTCTGCTGATCGAGCGGGCCACGCTGCCGCACCTGCAAACTTGGGCGCTGCCCGGCGGCTTCGTGCATGTCGGCGAAGAACTGCACGAAGCCGCCCTCAGAGAGCTGCGCGACGAAACCAGCATCGAACTGGAGCCGCGCCACCTCGAGCAGTTTTATACGTTCGGCGCGATCGGCCGCGATCCACGCGGGCGTATCGTCAGCGTGGCGCACTTGGCGGTGTTGCCGTACGGCACGGTGCATGTGATGGGCGGAGCCACCACCCTTCACGCCGATTGGTTTCCCGCCCACGCGCCGCCGCCGCTGGCTTTTGACCACGCGGTGATCTTGGGGCGGGCCATCAAGCGCCTGCAATTGCGGCTGGAGTACGCCAATTTGGCGCTGGAATTTTTGGCCGAAACCTTTACCCTGCCCGAATTGCAAGGCGTCTACGAAGCGATTTTGGATCGGGCACTCGACAAGCGCAACTTCCGCAAGCGCTTGCTGGCGCAGGGCATTTTGACGCCCAGCGGTGAGCGCCGCAGCGGCGTGGGGCGGCCCGCTCAACTGTACAAGCGGGCCAAGGGAACGCGCACCGGGCTGCTGTAG
- the trmB gene encoding tRNA (guanine(46)-N(7))-methyltransferase TrmB, translated as MIYRLGEFHFPDAVARLYPDTAERPWALEIGFGDGRFWPQYAQTFGAAPNYLGVELSGVSLLKAARRLTQAGLSNAHLTKLPATPLLREVVPAGALSQIIVNFPDPWPKAEHEDHRLLRADFFRLAASRLQVGGAVLLTTDHDEYFDFACHEAEKSGVMRVERAEAPAAAAHTKYALKWQGLGLSAQHARFVATSQPDYPHTDIQPFPQDIADHLEDTRVPHAILERLPATLTFDDLFAHFQRQTQRGTGTEPYTVVLLDAYRSLRRDEFTVLAHVVEGELTQEVLVNVTQREGGTVLVRLGKFGGPIITPAVKAAVGTLTDWLVSQGAKVQHLGY; from the coding sequence ATGATTTACCGCCTCGGCGAGTTCCATTTTCCAGACGCTGTTGCCCGCCTCTATCCCGACACTGCCGAGCGGCCCTGGGCACTGGAAATCGGCTTCGGCGACGGCCGGTTCTGGCCGCAGTACGCTCAAACTTTCGGTGCGGCTCCCAATTACCTCGGCGTAGAACTCAGCGGCGTGAGTTTGCTCAAAGCGGCGCGGCGGCTGACTCAGGCGGGGCTGAGCAATGCCCACCTGACCAAGCTGCCCGCCACTCCGCTGCTGCGCGAGGTGGTGCCAGCCGGAGCGCTGAGTCAGATCATCGTCAACTTTCCCGATCCCTGGCCCAAAGCCGAACACGAGGATCACCGCTTGCTGAGGGCCGACTTTTTCCGGCTCGCGGCAAGCCGCTTGCAAGTCGGCGGCGCAGTGCTGCTGACCACCGATCACGACGAGTATTTTGACTTTGCTTGCCACGAAGCCGAGAAAAGCGGTGTGATGCGCGTTGAGCGGGCCGAGGCTCCCGCCGCCGCCGCGCACACCAAATACGCCCTCAAGTGGCAGGGGCTCGGCCTCAGCGCCCAGCACGCCCGCTTCGTGGCCACCAGTCAGCCGGATTATCCTCACACTGACATTCAACCCTTCCCGCAAGATATAGCCGACCATTTGGAGGACACCCGCGTGCCACACGCCATTTTAGAGCGCTTGCCCGCAACACTGACCTTCGACGACCTGTTTGCCCACTTTCAGCGCCAAACGCAGCGCGGGACTGGAACTGAGCCGTATACGGTGGTGCTGCTGGACGCTTACCGCAGTCTGCGACGCGACGAATTTACCGTGCTGGCGCATGTGGTGGAAGGCGAACTGACCCAGGAAGTCTTGGTCAACGTAACCCAGCGTGAGGGCGGCACGGTCTTGGTGCGGCTCGGCAAATTCGGCGGCCCGATCATCACCCCAGCGGTCAAGGCGGCGGTGGGCACCCTGACCGATTGGCTGGTCTCGCAGGGCGCGAAGGTGCAGCACTTGGGATACTGA
- a CDS encoding sulfurtransferase — protein MPSPLISAADFVKQLDHPMLRVLDTRYALADPLSGRLAYGESHVPSAVFADLETDLSGEVQPSGAGGRHPLPDPQTLADWLGKQGIGDEHQVVIYDDPSTGQGFYAAHAWWLLRWLGHIKVQVLDGGWPAYLAAGGEVSTEEPAHVQATFTPDVQQGWLASADEVASLPQSVTLIDSRAAARYRGDTEPMDKKAGHIPGATNRDWASSLSADGTFKALDEQAERFPAGEVVLYCGSGVSAAGNLLALAVAGREPGPGVRLYAGSWSDWVSDDTRAVATGEES, from the coding sequence ATGCCCTCACCTCTCATCAGCGCCGCCGATTTCGTCAAGCAGCTTGATCACCCCATGTTGCGCGTTCTGGACACCCGCTACGCGCTGGCCGATCCGCTGTCTGGGCGGCTGGCCTATGGGGAGAGCCACGTTCCCAGCGCCGTCTTTGCTGACTTGGAGACCGATCTCAGCGGCGAAGTGCAGCCGAGCGGCGCGGGGGGCCGTCACCCTCTGCCCGACCCCCAAACGCTGGCCGATTGGCTGGGCAAGCAGGGCATCGGTGACGAGCATCAGGTGGTGATCTACGACGATCCCAGCACCGGGCAAGGCTTTTACGCCGCCCACGCCTGGTGGCTGCTGCGCTGGCTGGGCCACATCAAAGTGCAGGTGCTGGACGGTGGCTGGCCCGCTTATCTGGCGGCGGGCGGAGAGGTCAGTACCGAAGAACCCGCCCACGTTCAGGCCACCTTCACCCCCGACGTGCAGCAAGGCTGGCTGGCCAGTGCGGACGAGGTAGCCTCGCTACCCCAATCCGTGACCTTGATCGATTCCCGCGCCGCTGCCCGCTACCGGGGCGACACCGAGCCGATGGATAAAAAAGCCGGGCACATTCCGGGGGCCACCAACCGGGACTGGGCCAGCAGCCTGAGCGCTGACGGCACTTTCAAAGCGCTGGACGAACAGGCGGAGCGCTTTCCGGCGGGCGAGGTGGTGCTGTACTGCGGCAGCGGGGTGTCGGCGGCAGGCAACTTGCTGGCTCTGGCCGTAGCAGGACGCGAACCGGGGCCGGGCGTGCGCCTCTACGCCGGATCGTGGAGCGACTGGGTCAGCGACGACACGCGGGCAGTGGCGACAGGAGAAGAAAGCTAG
- a CDS encoding acyl-CoA thioesterase encodes MPPRPPPTRAEYPVSVPLQTRWADNDLYGHVNNAAYYTYFDTAVNTYLIQAGVLDIHAGDVIGLVVETGCVYFAPLAFPEPLSVGLKVAKLGRSSVRYELAVFREGEDMAAAAAHFVHVYVDRQTRRPLEVSGELRRVLEGLLVV; translated from the coding sequence ATGCCTCCCCGCCCGCCGCCGACCCGCGCCGAATACCCAGTCTCTGTACCGCTGCAAACCCGCTGGGCCGACAACGACCTCTACGGCCACGTCAACAACGCCGCTTATTACACCTACTTCGATACGGCGGTCAACACCTATCTCATCCAAGCGGGCGTACTGGACATTCATGCCGGAGATGTGATCGGCTTGGTCGTGGAAACTGGCTGCGTCTACTTTGCGCCGCTGGCCTTTCCCGAACCGCTCAGCGTGGGCCTGAAGGTCGCCAAACTGGGCCGCAGCAGCGTTCGCTACGAGCTGGCCGTGTTCAGGGAAGGCGAGGACATGGCAGCGGCGGCAGCGCATTTCGTTCACGTCTACGTAGACCGCCAAACCCGCCGCCCACTTGAAGTTTCGGGAGAGCTGCGGCGGGTGCTGGAGGGCTTATTGGTCGTCTAG
- a CDS encoding KH domain-containing protein has protein sequence MPRMSDPVKMALFLAQSVVDQPAAVRATVRGPTIMLRVAGGEEGRVIGRQGRVISAIRTLVRAADSQGKLGVDLDAPRRER, from the coding sequence ATGCCGCGCATGAGTGATCCCGTGAAGATGGCGCTGTTTTTGGCGCAAAGTGTCGTTGACCAACCTGCCGCCGTGCGTGCCACCGTGCGCGGCCCCACCATTATGCTGCGGGTTGCGGGCGGCGAAGAAGGCCGGGTGATCGGGCGGCAGGGCCGCGTCATCAGCGCTATACGCACGCTGGTGCGGGCCGCCGATTCGCAGGGCAAGCTGGGCGTCGACCTCGACGCGCCGCGCCGCGAGCGGTGA
- the rimM gene encoding ribosome maturation factor RimM (Essential for efficient processing of 16S rRNA), translating into MSAPNKSAPEQTTLVGTLLGPHGVAGAIKLQVIGSPQQLSKLKRLYIGELGWTRVLKFELHGAGPAITLGGILDRTAAAELRGRPVYAHDDELPALPEGEYYYHQLRGLEVKDAAGTVLGEVTDVLDAGHQDLLVVKSQRGGGLIPLQAPYVKINPGVGILLTEDAPLGLLGDGASEAEGEPLDGAGE; encoded by the coding sequence GTGAGCGCTCCGAATAAATCGGCCCCCGAGCAGACCACTTTGGTCGGCACTTTGCTGGGGCCGCACGGTGTAGCAGGGGCCATCAAGTTGCAGGTGATCGGCTCGCCGCAGCAGCTCAGCAAGCTCAAGCGCCTGTATATCGGGGAGCTGGGCTGGACGCGGGTGCTGAAATTCGAGCTGCACGGGGCTGGCCCGGCCATCACGCTGGGCGGCATTTTAGACCGCACCGCCGCCGCAGAGTTGCGTGGGCGGCCCGTGTATGCCCACGACGACGAGTTGCCTGCGCTGCCCGAAGGTGAGTATTACTACCACCAGTTGCGCGGCCTGGAGGTCAAAGACGCCGCCGGAACGGTGCTGGGCGAGGTGACGGACGTGCTGGACGCCGGACATCAGGATTTGCTGGTGGTCAAGTCTCAGCGGGGCGGCGGCCTGATTCCGCTGCAAGCCCCGTACGTGAAAATTAACCCCGGCGTGGGCATCCTGCTGACCGAGGACGCTCCGCTGGGCTTGCTGGGCGATGGAGCCAGCGAAGCAGAGGGCGAGCCGCTCGACGGAGCCGGTGAATAA
- the rpsP gene encoding 30S ribosomal protein S16, translating into MVKIRLSRFGSAHNPHYRIVVTDARRPRDGGYIENLGHYDPRKTSENYVKVNVERTQVWLANGAQATDTARRILKTQGVKF; encoded by the coding sequence ATGGTCAAGATTCGCCTTTCCCGCTTTGGTTCGGCCCATAACCCTCACTACCGCATCGTGGTCACCGATGCCCGCCGCCCCCGTGACGGCGGTTACATCGAAAACCTCGGTCACTATGACCCCCGCAAGACCAGCGAAAACTACGTCAAGGTCAATGTGGAGCGCACCCAAGTCTGGCTGGCCAACGGCGCACAGGCCACCGACACCGCCCGCCGCATCCTCAAGACGCAGGGCGTGAAGTTCTAA
- a CDS encoding FAD-dependent oxidoreductase — protein sequence MFKSSSPPRSQPQPGHLYDVAVIGAGLAGCELAWRLARAGQDVLLVSQALDHLGNLYQPDVSGAEFPADSVFTQVKSAIAPQTDGWIFHRHLKAELEGTAGIHLLQSCVTALNEEDAEINLSTWEGPPLRAKMVVLAVGAFLKGRLLIGDTMEDAGRLSEVAYDFLSEDLAAHGLYLTYGSGEVLPQAGAVEYEVRFQVLAPGELDGFKVSRLDNVYALGRCTPGQHTYASVLEDAAALARQLGSA from the coding sequence ATGTTCAAGTCTTCCTCTCCTCCCCGCAGTCAGCCGCAGCCGGGGCACCTCTACGACGTGGCCGTCATCGGCGCGGGGCTGGCCGGCTGCGAGCTGGCCTGGCGACTCGCCCGCGCCGGTCAGGACGTGCTGCTCGTTTCGCAGGCGCTCGACCATCTGGGCAACCTGTATCAGCCGGACGTATCAGGCGCTGAATTTCCCGCTGACAGCGTATTCACCCAAGTCAAAAGTGCCATTGCCCCCCAGACCGACGGCTGGATCTTCCACCGCCACCTCAAAGCCGAACTGGAAGGCACGGCAGGCATCCACCTGTTGCAGTCGTGCGTCACAGCACTGAACGAAGAGGACGCCGAAATCAATCTTTCAACGTGGGAAGGCCCGCCACTCCGCGCCAAAATGGTGGTGCTGGCGGTGGGCGCGTTCCTGAAAGGCCGCTTGCTGATCGGTGACACGATGGAAGATGCGGGGCGGCTGAGCGAGGTAGCTTACGACTTTTTGTCCGAAGACTTGGCGGCGCACGGCCTATATTTGACTTACGGTTCGGGCGAAGTGCTGCCGCAAGCCGGCGCAGTGGAATACGAAGTCCGCTTTCAGGTGCTGGCCCCCGGCGAACTGGACGGCTTCAAGGTGAGCCGGCTGGACAATGTCTATGCGCTGGGCCGCTGCACGCCGGGTCAGCACACCTACGCCTCGGTGCTGGAGGACGCGGCAGCTTTGGCCCGTCAGTTGGGATCAGCATGA
- a CDS encoding peptidoglycan-binding domain-containing protein: MKHFAAPVMLVLSLLLAGARPAALASNVTPTATTSAPTASDPLAVGTVPTPSDINAAALRVAQAFDGVLRNCPAAYGTIGTPDKRCVGVQGDVETVRSSISSALGSDLYGVWRSRDDQRTVFNWVKMPSGTVYLRVASDESNKDRSLIYLDAPTVAASAVTTPTPAAKPATTITKPAPTTTPASTPATPPATATPAPKTGTFQAASPNAAGTTAKKTPPQTASKSPVTVPFSRSLQLKTPRLSGPDVLAAQNRLIALTLGGKGGVGDGWYGPNTSKAVSDFQTANALKASGVLDKATWDALFSPDAKKFKAAGK, from the coding sequence ATGAAACACTTTGCCGCCCCCGTGATGCTTGTTCTCAGCTTGCTGCTGGCCGGGGCTAGGCCGGCGGCTTTGGCCAGCAACGTCACCCCTACCGCCACCACGTCCGCGCCCACGGCTTCCGATCCTCTTGCAGTGGGGACAGTGCCGACGCCTTCTGACATCAACGCGGCGGCGCTGCGGGTGGCTCAGGCTTTTGACGGCGTGCTGCGAAACTGCCCGGCGGCTTACGGAACCATCGGCACGCCCGACAAGCGCTGTGTGGGCGTGCAGGGCGACGTGGAAACGGTGCGCTCCTCTATCAGCTCGGCGCTGGGCAGCGACCTCTACGGCGTGTGGCGCAGCCGCGACGATCAGCGCACGGTGTTCAACTGGGTCAAGATGCCCAGCGGCACCGTGTATTTGCGGGTGGCCAGCGACGAGAGCAACAAAGACCGCAGCCTCATTTATCTGGACGCTCCCACTGTGGCCGCTTCCGCCGTGACCACGCCGACACCTGCGGCCAAGCCCGCCACCACCATCACCAAGCCTGCGCCCACTACTACGCCAGCATCAACGCCTGCCACTCCACCGGCCACCGCAACGCCAGCGCCCAAGACTGGCACTTTTCAGGCCGCCTCGCCCAACGCCGCTGGTACGACAGCGAAGAAAACGCCGCCCCAAACTGCGTCAAAGAGCCCCGTGACAGTGCCGTTCAGCCGCAGCCTCCAACTTAAAACGCCGCGTCTTTCCGGCCCCGACGTGCTGGCTGCTCAAAACCGCCTCATCGCCCTGACTTTAGGCGGCAAAGGCGGCGTGGGCGACGGTTGGTACGGGCCCAACACCAGCAAAGCCGTCAGCGACTTTCAAACGGCCAATGCTCTCAAAGCCAGCGGCGTCCTCGATAAAGCCACCTGGGACGCGCTCTTTTCGCCGGACGCCAAAAAGTTTAAGGCGGCAGGGAAGTAG
- a CDS encoding CoA-binding protein, producing the protein MTILTDPKAIVRVLEDSKSVAVIGYHADSAKPAHYVPEYLERQGYKVYGVNPALASRQAKAFGHPVVSSLTELSVPVDVVEIFRRSDKVRDHLPEILAMNPLPKVVWLQLGIKDDAVAAELSANGIEVIQDRCMLSDHRQYL; encoded by the coding sequence ATGACCATCCTGACTGATCCCAAAGCCATTGTGCGCGTGCTAGAAGACAGCAAATCGGTGGCCGTCATCGGCTACCACGCCGACAGCGCCAAGCCGGCCCACTACGTGCCGGAATACTTGGAGCGCCAAGGCTACAAAGTCTACGGCGTCAATCCGGCGCTGGCCTCGCGCCAGGCCAAGGCCTTCGGGCATCCGGTGGTCAGCAGCTTGACGGAGCTGAGCGTGCCCGTCGACGTGGTGGAAATCTTTCGCCGCAGCGACAAGGTGCGCGACCACCTGCCGGAAATTCTGGCCATGAATCCGCTGCCCAAGGTGGTTTGGCTGCAACTCGGCATCAAAGACGACGCGGTGGCCGCCGAACTGAGTGCCAACGGCATCGAGGTCATTCAAGACCGCTGTATGCTCTCGGATCACCGGCAGTATTTGTAA